One Apium graveolens cultivar Ventura unplaced genomic scaffold, ASM990537v1 ctg8079, whole genome shotgun sequence genomic window, TTGGAGGCCCATTTTCATGACACCTAGCGTTTCTTTCAGCCCAAACAAAATAAAAAGTAGTTGCCACAAACAGAGATGCAAAGTCCCTCCTCATTTTATCCAAACTTGGATTGACCAAATTACCATTAAGAATTTCTTGCCAACTGGAAGTAATTATCACCGGACATTCCTTTAATATCTGTGAGATATAAAAGCAGTTAAAGAAGAGATGCTCATGTGTCTCCATGTTGTTACAAAAGAGACAAATTGGATTAACATTAAATCCAAAACGAGCCATACGATCTCTTGTCAGGAGTCTATGACGCAAGATAAGCCATAAGTTAATGGAAAATTTTGGTACAGCAAGCTTGTGCCATACCAGATTAATCCAGCTTGGTGCAACAGAACGAGGCCTCATGGAATCCCAAATGATAGATAAAGTAACCGGCCCTGAATGATTATTCCATGTTATACGATCTCTACCCCGAGGAGTAATAGATTCGCACAGAGATCGCAGATCCATCGCCAGAACGTGATTAGTAGGACAAAGGTTCCAGCCTACCTCATTTTGCATGTAGCCAACCCTATCAAGGGTATCAGATTCCATAATGGAGATGATGCAGCTGGGGAAGAGTTGAAGAAGATTTTTCCCTTGAACCCAGGGGTCATGCCAGAAGTAAAAATTCGAGTCAAAGCCCAAACTGTGATTGATAAAGTTCTGCACTTCACATCTTGCATTAAGAATTTTCCGAAGACCCCAAGAGCATTTGTGTGGCATTTTCCTGGTCCAGAATGGTTTATGATATAGAATGTATGAGTTCACCCATAAAATCCAAATTGAGTCTGCATTCGAGATGATCCTCCATAACTGAAAACAAATGGCACTTTTATTCCATTTGAACAAATCCTTAAAACCCAAGCCCCCTTCAGACTTCGGGTAGCAACATTCATTCCAGGCGACTTTAAATTGGCAGGGGCCTTGATAATTACCGCTCCATAAGAAGTGGCTAAGTAAACTCTGGATCTTCTTAAGGATACTATTTGGAAGAAAAAGGAACATGGCCCAGTGATTTTGAATTCCATGCAAGACAACTGCCACCAGAAGAGACTAATGAACTTGCAGGTCCAATGGTCAATCTTTCTACAGAGCTTATTAATCAAAGGCTCACAATCTCTCATTCGAAGTTTACCCGAAATAAGTGGGAGACCAAGATAAGTAACTGGAAGAGCCCCTTTCGAAAAACCAGATAAGTTGATAGCGAAGTCCTGAGTCT contains:
- the LOC141704648 gene encoding uncharacterized protein LOC141704648, translated to MESDTLDRVGYMQNEVGWNLCPTNHVLAMDLRSLCESITPRGRDRITWNNHSGPVTLSIIWDSMRPRSVAPSWINLVWHKLAVPKFSINLWLILRHRLLTRDRMARFGFNVNPICLFCNNMETHEHLFFNCFYISQILKECPVIITSSWQEILNGNLVNPSLDKMRRDFASLFVATTFYFVWAERNARCHENGPPKLASQLLRDIKLRIREKLSSSILFQQRIKKDMGLQLLLF